A genomic segment from Alteribacillus bidgolensis encodes:
- a CDS encoding tripartite tricarboxylate transporter substrate binding protein has protein sequence MIKKNIKNLSLSLAVMLTVFLTACGNSNSTSETDASSYPEKDIDGVIIWGEGGATDNISRTLAPLVEEELGGSLVMQNKEGAAGAIATQYVYDQPADGHTLLFGAENPNLYQVLDISERDYMNDFTPISIFGQNFGGLVVHEDSEFETIEDVIDFAKENPGELNMGYSGEGSLPHVASAMLEAELDTEFNYVPYDGDGPLATALLGKEIDATVLSVSAAQEYVDAGDFRMLSVINDEALETASDVPPITESYPAFEKYFPWGPFQGVFVHKDTPESIVTKLTDAFETAQENEEFQNTLESLGVVPLNINGEEAVEYVDKNRSTSTWLLHDAGAAEISPEEFDIPRVDED, from the coding sequence GTGATAAAAAAGAATATAAAAAATCTATCATTGTCCTTAGCTGTTATGCTTACTGTTTTTCTCACAGCTTGCGGCAATTCAAACAGTACTTCAGAAACAGACGCATCTTCTTATCCTGAAAAAGATATCGACGGAGTTATTATTTGGGGGGAAGGCGGAGCAACAGACAATATTTCCAGAACATTAGCTCCTCTTGTCGAAGAGGAACTTGGCGGATCTTTAGTTATGCAGAACAAAGAAGGCGCAGCTGGAGCAATTGCGACGCAATACGTATATGATCAGCCCGCTGACGGTCACACGCTTCTGTTTGGAGCGGAAAACCCAAACCTTTATCAAGTGCTCGATATCTCAGAAAGAGATTACATGAACGATTTCACACCGATAAGCATTTTCGGACAAAATTTCGGAGGCCTTGTCGTGCACGAGGACTCCGAATTTGAAACGATCGAAGACGTCATTGATTTCGCAAAAGAAAACCCTGGTGAATTAAATATGGGCTACTCCGGTGAAGGAAGTCTTCCTCACGTAGCTAGTGCTATGCTAGAAGCTGAGTTAGACACAGAATTTAATTACGTTCCTTATGACGGTGACGGACCTCTGGCAACAGCTCTATTAGGAAAAGAAATTGATGCCACTGTTCTGTCTGTGTCAGCAGCTCAAGAATATGTGGACGCAGGAGATTTCCGCATGCTGTCTGTCATTAACGATGAAGCATTAGAAACGGCATCAGATGTGCCTCCTATCACAGAGTCCTATCCTGCATTTGAAAAATATTTCCCGTGGGGGCCTTTTCAAGGAGTATTCGTTCATAAAGATACACCAGAGAGCATTGTAACGAAATTAACGGATGCTTTTGAAACCGCACAAGAAAATGAAGAATTCCAAAATACATTAGAAAGCCTCGGTGTCGTCCCGCTTAATATAAACGGGGAAGAAGCAGTAGAGTATGTGGATAAAAACCGGTCTACATCTACCTGGCTGCTGCACGACGCAGGTGCTGCTGAAATATCTCCTGAGGAATTTGACATTCCAAGAGTAGACGAGGACTAA
- a CDS encoding tripartite tricarboxylate transporter TctB family protein, with translation MFSFKSSLPGIFMVIVSLLVLSQAVVMENQSIIDPASGSFFPALIALIMLCAGIVTIFQDRSSTQKKAAKTTEQENESNEAAAAETFTKKDYKLILTYFCLVIGFVILLPILTFFPAAFLFLAASMFYLKGISWLLNVTVSLATIVVIYFLFSQLFNIVFP, from the coding sequence ATGTTTTCATTCAAATCATCGCTCCCTGGAATTTTTATGGTTATTGTTAGTCTGCTTGTATTAAGCCAGGCTGTCGTCATGGAAAACCAATCGATTATAGATCCGGCAAGCGGAAGCTTTTTTCCCGCTCTCATTGCTTTAATTATGCTTTGTGCCGGAATCGTTACGATTTTTCAAGATCGCTCTTCCACCCAAAAGAAAGCAGCAAAAACGACAGAACAGGAGAATGAATCAAATGAGGCTGCAGCTGCAGAGACATTTACGAAAAAAGATTACAAGTTAATTCTGACCTATTTCTGTCTCGTAATTGGTTTTGTCATCTTGCTTCCTATTTTAACGTTTTTCCCAGCTGCTTTTTTATTTTTAGCAGCCAGCATGTTCTATTTAAAAGGGATATCCTGGCTGCTCAATGTAACCGTCTCTTTAGCAACCATTGTTGTAATCTACTTTTTATTTTCGCAGTTGTTTAATATTGTGTTTCCATAA
- a CDS encoding tripartite tricarboxylate transporter permease, which translates to MDILQQFLTPFINVELLLLVAVGTLAGIFVGAIPGLSVTMAVALLLSLTYSWDMLPALALMLGIYYGGVFGGSRAAILVNMPGSPSSVATSFDGFPLSQQGEARMALTLTTIFSFIGGLVGVAVLATAAPLVSTIAIQFGQRDYFLLAMLGLLLIGSLSQGSMAKGVFAAGAGIILGLVGMDSIGGGSRFTFGSLQLMNGIDFVVAILGLFGMSEILYQLKTLNEKGQTVTLKKMVFPPLRFLFKFLPLSMRVSIMGVLIGALPGAGGEIAALLAYDHAKRTTKKPNRPFGKGAYEGVIAPEAGNNSAIGGALIPLLTLGIPGDAVTAIFIGALFIHGLQPGPMLMEQSGDLFWVMVGSSVLANVFLLIFGLLVVGIFIRVVTIPKQILLPIIAVITVIGAYALNNNITDVYWMLGFGIVGFFMKVHNFSVAPLVLGLILGPLIDTSFRRAYMAAQEPSTFLLGFVNSPISILLTLAFVFTIFSQTKMYGRMKEKMKK; encoded by the coding sequence ATGGATATCCTACAACAATTTCTTACACCATTTATTAATGTAGAATTGCTGCTTTTAGTGGCTGTCGGGACACTGGCTGGCATTTTTGTCGGTGCTATTCCCGGGCTTTCGGTAACGATGGCCGTTGCTCTTTTGCTGTCTCTTACCTATTCCTGGGACATGCTCCCGGCGCTTGCCTTGATGCTTGGTATTTATTACGGAGGCGTTTTTGGCGGATCAAGAGCAGCTATTCTCGTCAATATGCCAGGCTCTCCATCCTCAGTAGCAACGTCTTTTGACGGCTTCCCTCTTTCGCAGCAAGGAGAAGCTCGAATGGCCTTAACATTAACAACCATTTTCTCGTTTATCGGAGGTCTCGTCGGGGTTGCAGTCTTGGCTACCGCTGCTCCGCTTGTATCAACGATTGCGATCCAGTTCGGGCAGCGCGATTATTTTTTACTTGCGATGCTCGGGCTGTTATTAATCGGTAGTTTGAGCCAGGGATCGATGGCAAAAGGGGTGTTTGCTGCTGGTGCCGGGATCATACTAGGTCTGGTCGGCATGGACTCAATCGGAGGGGGAAGCCGTTTCACCTTTGGTTCCCTGCAGCTCATGAACGGCATTGATTTTGTCGTAGCGATTTTAGGGTTGTTTGGTATGTCGGAAATTTTATACCAGCTGAAAACGTTAAACGAAAAAGGGCAAACAGTCACGTTAAAGAAAATGGTGTTTCCGCCGCTTCGTTTTTTGTTTAAATTTTTACCGCTGTCCATGCGTGTATCGATTATGGGGGTTTTAATTGGTGCACTTCCTGGTGCAGGCGGTGAAATCGCAGCACTGCTGGCTTACGACCACGCCAAGCGGACGACGAAAAAACCGAACCGGCCGTTTGGAAAAGGCGCGTACGAAGGGGTTATTGCCCCAGAAGCGGGTAACAACTCGGCAATTGGCGGGGCGCTTATTCCGTTATTGACACTCGGTATTCCAGGTGATGCGGTGACCGCCATCTTCATCGGTGCCTTGTTTATTCATGGGCTGCAGCCTGGACCGATGCTGATGGAACAAAGCGGTGACTTGTTTTGGGTCATGGTTGGCTCTTCTGTTTTGGCTAACGTCTTTCTATTGATTTTTGGCTTGTTGGTCGTAGGTATCTTTATTCGAGTCGTAACGATTCCAAAACAAATTCTGCTTCCCATCATCGCGGTCATTACGGTCATTGGTGCATATGCCTTGAATAACAATATAACCGACGTGTATTGGATGCTTGGCTTTGGGATAGTCGGTTTCTTTATGAAAGTCCATAACTTCTCGGTAGCACCGCTTGTGTTAGGTCTTATTTTAGGCCCGCTCATTGATACATCATTCCGCCGTGCCTATATGGCCGCCCAGGAGCCTTCAACATTCTTATTAGGGTTTGTGAACTCCCCGATCAGTATCCTATTAACGCTGGCATTTGTATTTACTATTTTCTCCCAAACAAAAATGTATGGCAGAATGAAAGAAAAGATGAAAAAATAA